A region from the Pseudalkalibacillus hwajinpoensis genome encodes:
- the truA gene encoding tRNA pseudouridine(38-40) synthase TruA, whose translation MQRIKMTLSYDGTAFNGYQIQPNGRTVQEEVQCALKQMHKGASIPITGSGRTDARVHAHGQIIHFDTPLSIPSENWTRALNAQLPQDVRVLHTETAPSDFHARYDVVRKTYQYRVHNRAASDVFRRNYAVHEPHPLNVKEMRRAAAHLIGEHDFTSFCASKTDVKNKVRTIYRIEIERIQDELVFTFEGSGFLYNMVRILMGTFLEIGRGRRSANEMVSILEAKDRNTAGKTAPPHGLYLLEVSYR comes from the coding sequence ATGCAACGAATAAAAATGACCCTCTCTTATGACGGGACGGCTTTTAATGGTTATCAAATTCAGCCAAATGGCCGCACAGTTCAAGAGGAAGTGCAGTGCGCCCTGAAGCAGATGCATAAAGGCGCCTCTATTCCGATTACCGGATCAGGAAGAACGGATGCTCGGGTGCATGCTCACGGGCAGATTATTCATTTTGACACCCCGCTTTCGATTCCTTCTGAAAATTGGACACGGGCATTAAACGCTCAGCTCCCACAGGATGTGAGGGTTTTACACACTGAAACCGCTCCTAGCGATTTCCATGCGAGGTATGATGTCGTTCGCAAAACCTATCAATATCGAGTGCATAATCGTGCAGCTTCAGATGTTTTTAGAAGAAACTATGCCGTACATGAACCTCATCCGCTCAATGTTAAAGAGATGAGGCGTGCAGCCGCTCACCTCATTGGGGAGCATGACTTTACATCCTTTTGTGCTAGTAAGACTGATGTGAAGAATAAAGTGAGGACCATCTACCGAATAGAAATTGAGCGAATTCAGGATGAACTCGTTTTTACCTTTGAAGGAAGCGGCTTCCTATACAATATGGTTCGCATTTTAATGGGGACATTCCTTGAGATAGGGAGAGGGCGGCGCTCAGCGAATGAAATGGTGTCCATTTTAGAAGCAAAGGATCGAAACACAGCGGGAAAGACGGCACCACCACATGGGCTTTATTTATTGGAAGTCTCTTATAGGTAA
- a CDS encoding energy-coupling factor transporter transmembrane component T family protein, which yields MMQNIIIGQYVPGQSFIHKLDPRAKLLTAFLFVIIVFLANNWITYALLGGFTLLAILVSKLPLRYIYNGLKPILLVIILTFLLHVFLTKEGPLLFDFGFLEVYEGGLKQGVFISLRLLFLIMITSLLTLTTTPIDITVGIETLLGPMKKIGLPVHEFALMMSIALRFIPTLLEETEKIMKAQSARGAQFSSGPIKERLKSIVPLLVPLFVSAFKRAEDLAMAMEARGYRGGEGRTSIRLLKWSGKDTALFLILLLLCVSLLLLRS from the coding sequence TTGATGCAAAATATTATTATTGGTCAATACGTCCCAGGTCAATCCTTCATCCATAAACTTGATCCAAGAGCGAAGTTGCTAACGGCGTTTCTATTTGTTATTATCGTTTTCTTGGCTAACAATTGGATTACCTACGCATTACTTGGTGGTTTTACACTTCTAGCGATCCTGGTATCCAAATTACCATTGCGCTATATCTATAATGGTTTAAAACCAATTTTACTTGTTATCATTTTAACGTTTCTTCTTCATGTGTTTTTAACGAAAGAGGGACCGCTGCTGTTTGATTTTGGTTTTCTTGAAGTTTATGAAGGTGGCTTGAAGCAAGGTGTATTTATTTCACTCCGGCTATTGTTTTTAATCATGATTACTTCCTTGTTAACTCTGACGACAACGCCTATTGATATTACAGTAGGTATTGAAACGTTACTTGGACCTATGAAAAAAATTGGTCTTCCTGTTCATGAGTTTGCTCTCATGATGTCTATTGCTCTTCGGTTTATTCCGACGCTTCTGGAAGAAACTGAGAAGATTATGAAAGCACAATCTGCACGAGGTGCGCAATTTTCTAGTGGACCAATTAAAGAACGATTGAAAAGTATTGTTCCTCTGCTAGTACCTCTCTTTGTAAGTGCATTTAAGCGTGCTGAAGATCTTGCTATGGCAATGGAGGCTAGAGGATATCGTGGGGGAGAAGGAAGAACTAGCATCCGATTACTGAAGTGGTCAGGAAAAGATACAGCCTTATTTCTTATCCTCCTCCTTCTATGTGTTAGTTTGCTGCTTCTAAGAAGTTAG